A single region of the Bacillus cereus genome encodes:
- a CDS encoding biotin/lipoyl-containing protein yields the protein MKTVIEGVYSPCYGKVEKLFVTESSYVYEWEKLALIETKDKQQVEIKVGISGYIESLEVVEGEAIADQKLLITVRDDLLITGSD from the coding sequence GTGAAGACGGTTATAGAAGGCGTGTATAGTCCTTGTTACGGGAAAGTAGAGAAATTATTTGTTACTGAAAGTTCTTACGTATATGAGTGGGAGAAATTAGCGTTAATTGAAACAAAAGATAAGCAGCAAGTGGAAATTAAAGTGGGAATCAGTGGTTATATTGAATCATTAGAAGTGGTAGAAGGAGAAGCTATCGCTGATCAAAAACTATTAATAACAGTGAGGGATGATCTATTAATAACAGGAAGTGATTAA
- a CDS encoding sigma-54 interaction domain-containing protein yields the protein MYTEEINFKKIIEMNMLYETLLNELDIGIHIINEESKTIIYNRKMMEIESMDRLDVLYKNPLEVFAFEENKSSTLIEALKLGKTNKNIKQTYFNNKGQEITTINDTFPIIENGKIKGAIEISKEISYLKQTMKTSLSRKQNTKFTFDHIIGDSSAIQSVITEAKRVIRTSSSILLVGETGTGKELFAQSIHNESQRSTKPFISQNCAAIPDTLMESLLFGTNRGAFTGAIDKAGLFEEANGGTLLLDEINSLSPALQAKLLRAIQEKTIRRIGGTQEKEIDVRIIATINEDPLEAITHNRLREDLYYRLSVVTLCLPPLRERKEDISALIQHFIEKYNTQFGLSVTDIDVHVREFFYAHDWPGNVRELEHIIEGSMNLIEDENVITAFHLPTRFRERIKKEFHIQPSLTSQTADTPKTLKRTIEEMEKNYINQILKENHGNISQAAKFLGLSRQNLQYRIKKLHLHI from the coding sequence ATGTATACAGAAGAAATCAATTTTAAAAAGATTATTGAAATGAATATGCTATACGAAACTTTACTCAATGAACTAGATATTGGGATTCATATTATTAATGAGGAAAGTAAAACGATTATCTATAACCGCAAAATGATGGAAATTGAATCAATGGACCGCTTAGATGTGCTATATAAAAATCCTTTAGAAGTATTTGCATTTGAAGAAAATAAAAGTAGTACTCTTATAGAGGCATTAAAGCTTGGAAAAACAAACAAAAATATAAAACAAACGTATTTTAACAATAAAGGGCAAGAAATTACGACGATTAATGATACTTTTCCTATAATAGAAAATGGAAAAATTAAAGGTGCTATTGAAATTTCCAAAGAGATAAGCTATTTAAAGCAAACAATGAAAACGAGCCTTTCTCGAAAACAAAATACTAAGTTTACCTTTGATCACATAATCGGTGATTCTAGTGCTATTCAATCGGTCATTACAGAAGCAAAGAGGGTAATTCGTACCTCCTCATCCATACTTCTCGTAGGAGAAACAGGGACCGGTAAAGAACTATTTGCACAAAGTATCCATAATGAAAGTCAGCGTTCAACAAAACCATTTATTTCACAAAACTGTGCCGCTATACCTGATACACTCATGGAAAGCTTATTATTTGGTACGAACCGAGGTGCTTTTACAGGAGCTATCGATAAAGCTGGTTTATTTGAAGAAGCAAACGGAGGAACTTTATTATTAGATGAGATCAATTCATTAAGTCCAGCACTTCAAGCGAAGTTATTACGAGCTATACAAGAAAAAACAATAAGAAGAATCGGAGGCACACAAGAAAAAGAAATTGATGTTCGTATTATAGCAACTATTAATGAAGATCCTCTTGAAGCTATTACGCACAATCGCTTAAGGGAAGACTTATATTATCGATTAAGCGTCGTTACTTTATGTCTTCCACCTTTACGTGAAAGAAAAGAAGATATTTCAGCTCTTATTCAGCACTTTATCGAAAAGTATAACACTCAATTTGGGCTCAGCGTAACGGATATAGATGTACATGTAAGAGAATTCTTTTATGCACACGATTGGCCCGGAAACGTACGAGAATTGGAACATATAATAGAAGGTTCAATGAACTTAATAGAAGATGAAAATGTCATTACAGCGTTTCATCTTCCCACTCGCTTTCGCGAACGAATAAAAAAAGAATTCCATATACAACCTTCCCTAACTAGTCAGACTGCTGATACACCTAAAACTTTAAAGCGCACAATAGAAGAAATGGAAAAGAACTACATCAATCAAATCCTTAAAGAGAATCATGGTAATATCTCACAAGCTGCAAAGTTTTTAGGATTAAGTAGGCAAAACTTACAATATCGAATTAAAAAATTGCATTTACACATATGA
- the glsA gene encoding glutaminase A, whose protein sequence is MQCIETNNLQQLLEQVKPYTKKGKLATYIPELGNANPDDLGIAIFHKETEYIHAGNSQTLFTLQSISKVITLALALLDRGEEYVFSKVGMEPTGDPFNSIIKLETTSPSKPLNPMINAGALAITSMLAGKNNEEKMERILHFVREITDNPTINYSSKVANSELETAYLNRSLCYYMKQNGIIDCDIEELMDLYTRQCAVEVNCIDLARIGLIFAMDGYDPYKKKQIIPKHITKICKTFMVTCGMYNESGEFAIRVGIPAKSGVAGGIFGCIKGEMGIGIFGPALDANGNSIAGFKILELLSAQEGWSIF, encoded by the coding sequence ATGCAGTGCATTGAAACAAACAACTTACAACAGTTGTTAGAACAAGTAAAACCATATACGAAAAAAGGAAAACTTGCTACTTATATCCCCGAACTAGGAAATGCAAATCCAGATGATCTAGGGATTGCCATTTTCCATAAAGAAACAGAATATATCCATGCTGGCAACTCACAAACACTATTTACTCTTCAAAGTATTTCCAAAGTAATTACACTTGCACTTGCCCTTTTAGATCGTGGTGAAGAATATGTATTTTCTAAAGTTGGAATGGAGCCAACTGGTGACCCTTTTAATTCTATTATTAAGTTAGAAACGACAAGTCCTTCCAAACCGCTTAATCCAATGATTAATGCAGGTGCACTAGCTATTACAAGCATGTTAGCTGGAAAAAATAACGAAGAAAAAATGGAGCGTATTCTTCATTTTGTACGTGAAATAACAGATAATCCTACAATTAACTATTCTTCTAAAGTTGCCAATTCAGAATTAGAGACTGCTTACTTAAACCGTTCACTTTGTTACTATATGAAACAAAACGGCATTATCGATTGTGACATTGAAGAACTTATGGATTTATACACTCGTCAATGTGCAGTTGAAGTAAACTGTATCGATTTAGCACGTATTGGTTTAATTTTTGCAATGGACGGCTACGATCCATACAAGAAAAAACAAATTATCCCTAAACATATTACAAAAATTTGTAAAACATTTATGGTTACTTGCGGGATGTATAATGAATCTGGTGAATTTGCAATTCGCGTTGGAATCCCTGCAAAAAGTGGTGTAGCGGGCGGTATTTTCGGCTGCATAAAAGGCGAAATGGGAATCGGCATTTTCGGACCCGCTTTAGATGCAAACGGAAATAGTATCGCTGGTTTTAAAATTCTTGAATTACTTTCTGCCCAAGAAGGTTGGAGTATATTTTAA
- the truA gene encoding tRNA pseudouridine(38-40) synthase TruA — protein MHNYKLTIQYDGARYKGWQRLGNNDNTIQGKIESVISEMVGKEIEIIGCSRTDAGVHALNQVANFKSDEKLVEHKVKKYLNQYLPNDISITSVEEVSDRFHARYNSKAKTYLYKIWNEEHTNPFMRKHSMHVNKQLNVESMKEAAKHLVGSHDFTAFSNAKSKKKSMVREVYTLDVIEEAGFVQIRVSGNGFLHNMVRKIVGALIEVGLGQLDAEAIPNILEEKQRNQINCLAEASGLYLENVEF, from the coding sequence ATGCACAATTATAAATTAACGATTCAGTATGACGGTGCGCGTTATAAAGGGTGGCAACGTCTTGGTAATAACGATAATACGATTCAAGGGAAAATCGAAAGCGTAATATCTGAAATGGTCGGGAAAGAAATTGAAATTATCGGCTGTAGTAGAACAGATGCGGGTGTACATGCTTTGAATCAAGTAGCTAATTTTAAAAGTGATGAAAAGTTAGTGGAACATAAAGTGAAAAAGTATTTAAATCAATACTTACCAAATGATATTAGTATTACGAGTGTAGAAGAAGTATCAGATCGTTTCCATGCTCGTTACAATTCTAAAGCAAAAACATATCTTTATAAAATTTGGAATGAAGAGCATACGAACCCATTTATGCGTAAACACAGCATGCACGTGAATAAACAATTAAATGTGGAAAGTATGAAAGAAGCGGCGAAACATTTAGTTGGTTCACATGACTTTACTGCTTTTTCGAATGCAAAATCTAAGAAAAAGTCTATGGTTCGTGAAGTGTATACACTTGATGTGATAGAAGAGGCAGGATTTGTACAAATTAGAGTAAGTGGTAATGGATTCCTTCATAACATGGTGCGAAAAATTGTTGGGGCATTAATTGAAGTTGGATTAGGACAATTAGATGCTGAAGCAATTCCAAACATTTTGGAGGAAAAACAGCGCAATCAAATTAATTGCCTTGCTGAGGCGAGTGGTTTGTATTTGGAGAATGTTGAATTTTAA
- a CDS encoding amino acid permease, which produces MMDQNQGLKRELKSRHIFMIALGGVIGTGLFLGSGYTIHEAGPGGAIVAYLVGGFVMYLTMLCLGELTVAMPDAGSYQTYATKHISPAAGYVVGWMSWLNWSATIGIELIAVSILMKRWFPDVPSWIWCVVFAVLLFGINALSSRSFAEVEFWFASIKVITIIAFIILGGAAMFGFLDMKGNEPAPMFSSFTDYGGLFPNGLSAILITMIAVNFSFQGTELVGIAAGESENPEKTIPKAINNTVWRILVFFVLSIFILAGLFPWQQAGVIESPFVVVFDKIGIPYAADIINFVIITAVLSVANSGLYATSRMLWSMSKQGMISPIFSKLSKNGVPIYALIVSTIVGCLSLLSGIYAEDTVYLWLLSIAGFGAILVWASIALSNLLARRTYVKQGGDIKDLKFKTPLYPFVPLLALVLNLTVIVAMAFIPEQRMALYCGIPFMIVCLLFYRATKNKRSKVELIEKTNTTELESLSRINGQ; this is translated from the coding sequence ATGATGGATCAAAACCAAGGATTAAAAAGGGAATTGAAAAGTCGGCACATATTTATGATTGCACTCGGGGGAGTTATTGGTACAGGACTTTTTTTAGGATCGGGTTATACAATTCATGAAGCTGGACCTGGAGGAGCAATTGTAGCGTATCTTGTTGGTGGGTTTGTTATGTATTTAACGATGCTCTGTCTAGGAGAGTTAACGGTTGCGATGCCTGATGCAGGATCTTATCAAACATATGCTACAAAGCACATTTCTCCTGCAGCAGGTTATGTAGTCGGATGGATGTCGTGGCTAAACTGGTCCGCTACGATAGGTATTGAATTAATTGCAGTTAGTATTTTGATGAAACGATGGTTTCCTGATGTACCGTCATGGATTTGGTGTGTAGTGTTTGCAGTGTTGCTCTTTGGTATTAATGCGTTATCTTCAAGAAGTTTTGCGGAAGTTGAATTCTGGTTTGCAAGTATTAAAGTAATTACAATCATTGCATTTATTATTTTGGGCGGGGCAGCAATGTTTGGTTTTCTAGATATGAAAGGAAATGAACCAGCACCGATGTTTTCTAGCTTTACTGATTATGGTGGATTGTTCCCAAATGGATTATCAGCAATTTTAATTACGATGATTGCAGTTAACTTTTCCTTCCAAGGAACAGAACTAGTTGGTATTGCAGCTGGTGAGAGTGAAAATCCAGAGAAAACGATCCCGAAGGCAATTAATAATACGGTTTGGCGCATACTTGTTTTCTTTGTACTATCTATTTTTATTCTTGCGGGACTATTTCCTTGGCAGCAAGCAGGCGTGATAGAAAGTCCATTCGTAGTTGTATTTGATAAAATTGGTATTCCTTATGCGGCTGATATTATAAATTTCGTTATTATTACAGCGGTACTATCAGTTGCGAATTCAGGATTATATGCAACTTCCCGTATGCTATGGTCGATGTCTAAGCAAGGAATGATTAGCCCGATTTTTAGTAAGTTATCTAAAAACGGTGTTCCTATTTATGCATTGATTGTAAGCACGATTGTAGGGTGTCTCTCATTACTATCAGGTATTTATGCGGAAGATACAGTTTATTTATGGCTTCTTTCAATTGCAGGGTTCGGAGCGATATTAGTTTGGGCATCAATCGCTCTATCTAATCTATTAGCTAGAAGGACATACGTGAAGCAAGGTGGGGATATTAAAGACTTGAAATTTAAAACGCCATTGTATCCATTCGTACCACTGCTTGCTTTAGTATTAAATTTAACAGTAATTGTAGCTATGGCTTTTATTCCAGAACAAAGAATGGCATTGTATTGTGGTATTCCATTTATGATAGTTTGTTTACTGTTTTATCGTGCTACCAAAAATAAAAGAAGTAAAGTAGAACTTATTGAAAAGACAAATACAACCGAATTAGAAAGTTTATCCCGCATTAACGGGCAGTAA
- the ytaF gene encoding sporulation membrane protein YtaF, whose translation MSTAGLFSIFLIGIASNLDNAGVGIAYGIRKIRISWFNNFIIAFFGFLFTLLAGFFGNWIALFISESTANLIGAIVLGIIGVFILCQPFLSKKETIESKDGSVLMGILRDPEKADFDGSKTISFSEAIILGVALSINNIAGGFDAGVTNLNLWLTACISGAFSFICISGFAYVGKRFLAEYLGKWATVIAGVLLILIGIDQLL comes from the coding sequence ATGAGTACGGCAGGTCTATTTTCAATTTTTTTAATCGGAATTGCTTCTAATTTAGATAATGCAGGTGTTGGGATTGCATATGGCATTCGTAAAATTCGAATTTCGTGGTTTAATAATTTTATCATTGCATTTTTTGGATTTTTATTTACTTTATTAGCTGGATTTTTTGGGAATTGGATCGCATTATTTATTTCAGAGTCTACGGCAAATTTGATTGGGGCAATTGTTTTAGGAATAATTGGAGTGTTTATTTTATGCCAGCCTTTTTTGAGTAAAAAAGAAACCATAGAATCTAAAGATGGTAGTGTACTTATGGGGATCTTACGTGATCCAGAAAAAGCAGATTTTGATGGATCTAAAACAATTAGTTTTTCTGAAGCTATCATTTTAGGGGTGGCATTATCTATTAATAATATTGCAGGTGGATTTGATGCTGGAGTAACAAATTTAAATCTTTGGCTTACAGCATGTATTTCTGGGGCGTTTAGTTTTATTTGTATTAGTGGTTTTGCGTATGTAGGAAAACGATTTTTAGCTGAATACTTAGGGAAATGGGCTACAGTTATTGCAGGCGTGTTATTAATTCTTATAGGGATAGATCAGTTATTATAA
- a CDS encoding serine hydrolase domain-containing protein encodes MDQEKNNANGKARRPIVYIKRTIILVLLLSLVYFMYTKIVAHNKKEETLKAAAEMKKQEELKKKEEEKKKQEVQKQKEQEKQVKQAQAVEKPAEGPPQEINENAQLDQYLQSMGFSGTAVIVKNGKVLVNKGYGMANKEKQVPNNSETTFYIGSISKAFVATAIMQLKDQNKLQVEDTVAKYIPDFPQGNSIQLKHLLTHTSGIPEYEQGKEDISHEELIKRIGNQKRIGSPGEKWKYSDSNYSILAYIAEKVSGQSLEEYIKQHIFAIAGMKHSGFGTALEQTRFPSTGYKIVNNNMTTPNIPSMSQLYGCGDIYTSAHDLYLFNEALFSGKLISKESYNQMFTAVKKDYGFGWYVDPGSYSNHGVMPGWNCLNGFSKNGSVYVVLLSNIQNNIKSFGKVNNDIYTMLRNIEV; translated from the coding sequence ATGGATCAGGAAAAAAATAATGCGAATGGGAAAGCACGTCGGCCGATTGTATACATAAAAAGAACAATCATTCTCGTCTTACTATTATCACTTGTATATTTCATGTATACAAAAATTGTTGCGCATAATAAGAAAGAGGAAACTTTAAAAGCGGCAGCAGAAATGAAAAAACAAGAAGAGCTAAAAAAGAAAGAAGAAGAAAAAAAGAAGCAAGAAGTACAAAAACAAAAAGAGCAGGAAAAACAAGTGAAGCAAGCACAAGCTGTGGAGAAGCCTGCTGAGGGACCACCTCAAGAAATTAATGAAAATGCTCAATTGGATCAATATTTACAGAGCATGGGATTTAGTGGGACAGCTGTTATTGTGAAGAATGGGAAAGTTCTTGTGAATAAAGGATACGGCATGGCGAATAAAGAGAAGCAAGTGCCGAATAATTCAGAGACGACCTTTTATATTGGTTCTATTTCAAAAGCATTTGTAGCGACTGCTATTATGCAATTAAAAGATCAAAATAAGTTACAAGTAGAGGATACAGTTGCAAAGTATATTCCAGACTTTCCTCAAGGTAATAGCATTCAGTTAAAACATTTATTAACACATACATCAGGCATTCCGGAATATGAGCAGGGAAAAGAGGATATTTCTCATGAAGAACTGATAAAGCGGATAGGAAATCAAAAGCGTATCGGGAGTCCAGGAGAGAAATGGAAGTATTCCGATTCGAACTACTCTATACTTGCTTACATTGCTGAGAAGGTAAGTGGACAGTCGCTCGAAGAATATATAAAACAACATATTTTTGCGATTGCGGGTATGAAACATTCTGGTTTTGGTACAGCGTTGGAACAAACAAGATTCCCATCAACGGGTTATAAAATAGTGAATAACAATATGACAACACCTAATATTCCGAGCATGTCACAACTATATGGTTGTGGTGATATATATACGAGCGCACATGATTTATATTTATTTAATGAAGCACTCTTTTCTGGAAAATTAATTTCAAAAGAGAGTTATAATCAAATGTTTACAGCCGTGAAAAAGGATTATGGATTTGGCTGGTATGTAGATCCAGGAAGCTATTCAAATCATGGTGTAATGCCAGGTTGGAATTGCTTAAATGGTTTTAGTAAAAATGGCAGTGTATATGTGGTTTTATTATCTAACATTCAAAATAACATTAAATCATTTGGAAAAGTGAATAACGATATTTATACGATGTTGCGGAATATTGAAGTGTAA
- a CDS encoding acetylornithine deacetylase, translating into MNQEVSQLLEQIDLRKEELLELTKTLIRFETPAPPARNTNEAQEFVAEFLKKRNFSIDKWDVYPNDPNVVGVKKGTESELYKSLIINGHMDVAEVSVDEAWETNPFEPFIKDGWLVGRGAADMKGGLAGALFAIQLLEEAGIELPGDLMFQSVIGEEVGEAGTLQCCKRGYDADFAVVVDTSNLHMQGQGGVITGWITVKSPQTFHDATRRQMIHAGGRLFGASAIEKMMKIVQSLQELERHWAVMKTYEGYPSGTTTINPAVIEGGRHAAFIADECRLWITVHFYPNETHEQIIKEIEEYLGKVAAADPWLSENPLQFKWGGESMIVDRGEIFPSLEVDSNHPAIQKLSSTHESILQKVATLDMSATVTDGGWFSEFNIPAIIYGPGTLEEAHSINEKVEVEQLVEFTKVITAFIYEWCHMNK; encoded by the coding sequence ATGAATCAAGAAGTTTCACAGCTATTAGAACAGATTGATTTACGAAAAGAGGAGCTACTAGAACTCACAAAAACTTTAATTCGTTTTGAAACACCAGCACCGCCGGCGAGAAATACAAATGAGGCGCAAGAATTTGTTGCAGAGTTTCTAAAAAAACGAAATTTCAGTATTGATAAATGGGATGTATATCCAAATGATCCGAATGTTGTTGGGGTAAAAAAAGGGACGGAAAGTGAGTTGTATAAAAGTCTTATTATTAATGGCCATATGGATGTAGCTGAAGTATCGGTAGATGAGGCGTGGGAAACAAATCCGTTTGAGCCATTTATAAAAGATGGTTGGTTAGTTGGGAGAGGCGCGGCAGATATGAAAGGTGGACTAGCTGGAGCCTTATTTGCAATTCAGCTTTTAGAAGAAGCGGGAATTGAATTGCCAGGTGACTTAATGTTTCAATCGGTAATTGGAGAAGAAGTGGGAGAAGCAGGAACACTTCAATGTTGTAAGCGTGGTTATGATGCTGATTTTGCAGTAGTAGTTGATACAAGTAATTTACATATGCAAGGGCAGGGTGGCGTAATTACTGGATGGATTACAGTGAAAAGCCCGCAAACGTTTCATGATGCAACACGTAGACAAATGATTCATGCTGGAGGCCGTTTATTCGGGGCGAGTGCTATTGAGAAAATGATGAAAATTGTTCAAAGCTTACAGGAGTTAGAGCGTCATTGGGCAGTCATGAAAACGTATGAAGGGTATCCATCAGGGACGACAACAATTAATCCAGCTGTCATTGAAGGAGGGCGTCATGCGGCATTTATTGCGGATGAGTGCCGGTTATGGATAACGGTTCACTTTTATCCAAATGAAACGCATGAACAAATAATAAAAGAAATAGAAGAGTATTTAGGAAAAGTGGCAGCAGCAGATCCATGGTTAAGCGAGAACCCACTACAATTTAAGTGGGGCGGAGAATCAATGATTGTTGATCGAGGTGAGATTTTCCCCTCTTTAGAAGTAGATAGTAATCATCCGGCTATTCAGAAACTAAGTTCCACACATGAATCTATATTACAGAAAGTTGCAACTTTAGATATGTCTGCTACAGTAACGGATGGCGGATGGTTTAGTGAGTTTAATATTCCAGCTATTATTTACGGACCAGGCACATTAGAAGAAGCTCATTCAATAAATGAGAAAGTTGAAGTTGAGCAGTTAGTTGAGTTTACAAAAGTAATTACTGCTTTTATATATGAATGGTGTCATATGAATAAATAA
- a CDS encoding helix-turn-helix domain-containing protein translates to MPKENSNERLSTLIKKLLKERALSMRQLGMLTNIDPATISRIMNGKQPPKQKHLQKFAECLQVPPQLLFDAMYPDSPHINKEKTDMYTSLDTIQQTLQSSNLFDFDYTTTRVKQELENYERYAQTTEGEKRIHESFASKLEQIDSAGPFIEQLTDMYQQFCTETISTEERAILGGALLYFILSTDIIPDYLFPIGYLDDAIAVELAKEKLIEIKRKT, encoded by the coding sequence ATGCCTAAAGAAAATTCGAATGAGCGGCTTAGTACATTAATAAAAAAGCTTTTAAAAGAACGTGCTTTATCCATGCGCCAATTAGGAATGCTTACAAATATTGATCCCGCAACAATCTCAAGAATTATGAATGGCAAACAACCGCCAAAACAAAAACATCTACAAAAATTTGCAGAATGTCTACAAGTTCCACCACAATTGTTATTTGATGCGATGTATCCTGATTCTCCTCACATAAATAAAGAAAAGACGGATATGTACACATCTCTTGATACAATTCAGCAAACTCTGCAATCCTCTAACTTATTTGATTTCGACTACACAACAACGCGCGTAAAACAAGAACTTGAAAACTATGAACGCTATGCTCAAACAACAGAAGGTGAAAAACGTATTCACGAAAGTTTCGCAAGTAAATTAGAACAAATTGATAGCGCTGGTCCTTTTATTGAACAATTAACAGATATGTATCAACAATTTTGTACAGAAACCATTTCAACCGAAGAGCGTGCGATTCTTGGGGGTGCCTTACTATATTTCATTTTATCAACAGACATTATCCCTGATTATCTTTTTCCAATCGGCTATTTAGATGATGCAATTGCCGTTGAATTAGCTAAGGAAAAATTAATTGAAATAAAACGAAAAACATAG
- the nagE gene encoding N-acetylglucosamine-specific PTS transporter subunit IIBC, giving the protein MLQFLQRIGKALMLPIAVLPAAGLLLRLGQEDVFNIPVMAQAGAAIFDNLALIFAIGVAIGLSIDGSGAAGLAGAIGYLVLQNTTNALSKAYSAAELNDKLKSVQDLVGSVDPTKLADTMTKVSKAAALTPKINMAILGGIIAGVVAGLLYNKFHKIKLPEWLGFFAGKRFVPIITSIVMLLLGLVFGQVWPTIQSGIDAVAHGIVNLGSVGAGLFGLLNRLLIPIGLHHVMNTYFWFVLGDFTNAAGDIVHGDIARFFAKDPSAGMFMTGFFPIMMFGLPAACFAMIAAAKPEKRKMVTGMLGGLALTSFLTGITEPIEFSFMFLSPVLYGIHAVLTGLSLFITTTLGIHDGFSFSAGAIDYVLNFGIATKPVLLAGIGLIYAAIYFVVFYFLIKKFDLKTPGREDDDELAEEGDAPVAGSIGETYVAALGGKENLTVIDNCATRLRLQVKDAGQVNEAALKRAGAKGVMKLSNTSVQVIVGTNVESVADDMKKHV; this is encoded by the coding sequence ATGTTGCAGTTTTTACAACGTATTGGTAAAGCGTTAATGCTTCCAATCGCCGTACTACCAGCAGCAGGATTATTGCTTCGTTTAGGACAAGAAGACGTATTTAATATTCCTGTTATGGCACAGGCCGGTGCAGCAATTTTTGATAATTTAGCACTTATTTTTGCAATTGGTGTTGCAATCGGTTTGTCTATTGATGGTAGTGGAGCAGCTGGACTTGCTGGGGCAATCGGATATCTTGTTTTACAAAATACAACGAATGCTTTAAGTAAGGCGTATTCAGCAGCAGAGCTGAATGATAAATTAAAAAGTGTTCAAGATTTAGTCGGTTCAGTAGATCCAACTAAATTAGCAGATACAATGACAAAAGTTTCAAAAGCAGCGGCGTTAACGCCGAAAATAAATATGGCCATACTTGGTGGTATTATTGCTGGGGTTGTTGCTGGATTACTATATAACAAATTCCATAAGATTAAATTACCAGAATGGTTAGGTTTCTTTGCGGGGAAACGTTTCGTACCAATCATTACTTCTATTGTAATGCTTCTTTTAGGATTAGTATTCGGTCAAGTTTGGCCAACAATTCAAAGTGGTATTGATGCGGTAGCACACGGCATCGTGAACTTAGGTTCAGTTGGTGCTGGTTTATTCGGATTATTAAACCGTTTATTAATCCCAATCGGTTTACACCATGTAATGAACACATACTTCTGGTTTGTACTTGGTGACTTTACAAATGCAGCTGGTGATATCGTTCATGGTGATATTGCACGCTTCTTTGCAAAAGATCCATCAGCAGGTATGTTCATGACTGGTTTCTTCCCGATCATGATGTTCGGTTTACCAGCAGCGTGTTTCGCAATGATTGCGGCTGCTAAACCAGAGAAACGTAAGATGGTTACAGGTATGTTAGGTGGTCTAGCATTAACTTCATTCTTAACTGGTATTACAGAACCAATTGAATTCTCATTCATGTTCTTATCACCAGTATTATACGGTATTCATGCAGTGTTAACAGGTCTTTCTTTATTCATTACAACAACACTTGGCATTCACGATGGTTTCTCATTTAGTGCCGGTGCAATCGATTACGTTTTAAACTTTGGTATTGCAACAAAACCAGTACTGCTAGCCGGAATCGGTTTAATTTACGCAGCAATTTACTTCGTTGTATTCTACTTCTTAATTAAGAAGTTCGATTTAAAAACTCCTGGTCGTGAAGATGACGATGAGTTAGCTGAAGAGGGTGATGCACCAGTTGCAGGCTCAATTGGTGAAACTTACGTAGCAGCTTTAGGTGGAAAAGAAAACTTAACAGTTATTGATAACTGTGCAACACGTTTACGCTTACAAGTGAAAGATGCTGGTCAAGTAAACGAAGCAGCATTAAAACGTGCTGGTGCAAAAGGTGTTATGAAATTAAGTAACACAAGTGTACAAGTTATCGTAGGTACAAATGTTGAATCTGTTGCCGATGATATGAAAAAACACGTATAA
- a CDS encoding DUF3969 family protein: MKLIFQMEKQPVLEKTILLFILSIVESLKLKVVSLDEAHRYIFNLEVLELLMDRNIDDQVLELIHFGMGLEDIHHVLPEELEHTIEELKWLCIQVLSEYSMHEESEQLIEDIR; the protein is encoded by the coding sequence ATGAAACTGATATTTCAAATGGAAAAACAACCTGTTCTTGAAAAGACAATTCTTCTTTTTATATTGAGTATTGTAGAAAGCTTGAAGTTAAAAGTTGTTTCACTCGATGAAGCTCACCGATACATATTCAATTTAGAGGTGCTTGAATTATTAATGGATCGGAACATCGATGATCAAGTACTAGAGCTTATTCATTTCGGAATGGGACTTGAAGACATTCATCATGTGCTTCCTGAAGAACTTGAGCATACTATCGAAGAATTAAAGTGGCTTTGCATCCAAGTATTAAGTGAGTACAGTATGCATGAAGAATCGGAACAATTAATTGAAGATATACGTTAA